A region of the Muricauda sp. MAR_2010_75 genome:
GGAGAACGACCGTAATGCCCAAATTACATTGATTTACCGGCATATTGCTTGGATCAATGCACTTCGAATTCAACTGCGCCAGCCCAACAGTTTTTCCATAAAGGAAAACCGCGCCGTGGAGCGTTTGTTTGATAAACATGGAGAACGAAATCCTGCTTGTGATGGAATGGATTTGCTGCTATCCCAAGAAGAAATAGCCAATCTGGAGAACAGAAAAAATGTGGCCACCCACCTCATTAAAAATCAAGGTCTACAGCTTAAGCAATTATTGAAAGCTGGAAAAATAACAGAATTCGACAAACAGGTCTTGCACAATAATTTAGAGGAAATGTATAATCTTCAAGGTATGTGCGAACGGATAAAAAACACTCCCTTTCCGAGACAATATGCTTATTTCAGTACTGTTTTTACGTGGATTTTTATTCTTTTGCTCCCATTTGGGCTGCTCAATGTGTTTGAGACTCAACTTCAAAACCTTAATGAAATGCACAACTGGTGGTACCTTGGGCTAATGGTTTTCTTTTCTGTTTTGATTTCATGGATTTTTACCACCATGGAAAAAATTGGAAGCAATAGTGAAGACCCTTTCGAAGGGCGCATCAATGATGTACCCATGACCGCTTTGTGCCGTACTATAGAGATAGATCTTCGGGATATGTTGGATGAAACCAATCTGCCCGAAAAAGTACAACCCCAGCATAACATATTGTATTAATGCCTCTTATTTCATCCCATTACGCCCCACCACTATTTTTTAAAAATGCACATTTGGCCACCATTTACTGTGGTCTATTTAGAAAGGTCGAAGGGGTTGTCCAAAAGCGGGAACGTTTAACGTTGTCAGATGCTGATTTTTTGGATTTGGATTGGAGTGAATCCGTTATCCCAACTCAAAAATTGGTCATTTTGCTCCACGGTTTGGAAGGTGATGGGCAACGACCCTACATCACAGGAAGTGCCAAACTTTTCAACCAAAAGGGTTACGATGCCTGTGCTGTAAATTATCGGGGGTGTAGTGGCGAGACCAATAAACGCTACCGTTCGTACCATTCCGGTGTTACGGAGGACCTCAAGGAAGTAATCGACCACATCTTAAAAACAAAGGACTATTCGGAGATCTTTATTAAGGGCTTTAGTCTAGGCGGAAATCTAGTCTTGAAATATCTAGGTGAAGAAGAAGCTCTTCCGAAGGAAATAAAAGGAGCCGTTGCTGTTTCCGTACCCTGCAATTTGCACAGTTCGTGCCAACAACTTCTAACCTTTAAAAACATATTGTATGCCATCCGTTTCAAGGGAAATTTGATTGGCAAGCTCAAACAAAAACAAGTCTTGTTTCCAGAGTATATCACAGATTCTGACATCAAAAAAATCAAGACCCTTAAGGATTTTGACGATATATACACCAGTAGGGCCCATAATTTCAAGGATGCCCTGGATTATTACAAACAATGTAGTTCCCTGCAATTTTTACCGAACATTAAAGTGCCGAGCCTTATTGTAAATGCACTCGATGATTCTTTTTTGGGTACGGAATGTTATCCTTTTGCCGAAGTGGAACAAAATCCAAATCTATATATGGAGACCCCTAAATATGGTGGACATGTTGGTTTTTGGGGCAAGAAGAATATAACCTATACAGAGAAAAGAGCTTTGGAATTCTTTGATGATCTGTAAGTTGAATCTCTCCGAAAGGGAGACCGTAACATCTAATACAAAAACTACTATAAAATTAGTCCTCAATTACCTATATTAGTAGCTGCATTTAACACAAACTACAACAGAATTGATCAAGATGAAAAAAATACTCCTTTTCGTGGCATTGGGAGCCCTTGTGGCCAGCTGTGGCGGAAAAAAAGAAGAGAAGAAAGATGATGGTTTTGAAGTAAGCCGCACAAAAACTGAAGAGACAAAGACCCAAACCAGCGAAGGTGTGCCTGTGGATTTGGACAACAAAGGGGTCGGCCCCATTGAAAATGTGGCTTTCGCCGCTGAAATTGATGAAGAAATGGCCGCTCGAGGCAAGGCTAAGTTCGAATCTATTTGCGTTGCCTGCCACATGGTGGACAAACGTTTGATTGGTCCTGCAATGCAAGGAGTCTATGAGCGTAGAAGTCCAGAATGGGTCATGAACATGATCTTGAACCCCGATGGTATGCTCAAAGAGGATCCCATTGCAAAGGCGTTGTTGAAAGAATACAATAATGCGATCATGCTCAACCAAAACCTTACCGAAGAGGAAGCAAGGGATGTGGCCGAGTACTTAAGAACACTATAATTACCAAACATACATCTTTGAAATGCTGTTGTTTTACTTAAAAGCAACAGCATTTTTATTTTTACGAATATGGATTTAGCGGCAAACAAAAACAATGCAATAGCCTTCTATAAAATGGCCTTTGAAGGGAATCCCCGGGAAGCTGTTGAAAAATTTGTCGGGGATGTCTATATCCAACACAACCCAGATGTCGCGGATGGAAAGGAAGGTTTTATTTCTTATTTTGAGAAAATGCAACGAGAATATCCCCACAAATCCATTGCTTTTGTACGTTGCATCGCCGAAGGCGATTTAGTTGCCCTTCATACACACCAAACTTGGCCAGAAAACGATGAATACGTAACTATGGATTTTTTCCGCTTTGATGACAATGGAAAAATCTGTGAACACTGGGATGCCATTCAACAAATACCAAAAACAGCTGCACACTCCAATAAAATGTATTGATCATGAAAAAAAATGTCCTAACACTGATCGTTTTTGTTCTTACCATATCCTTTTCCAAGGGGCAAGACCTTAACGGAGCATGGCAGTCAACCGTCACCAACAACAAAGGTGTTTCTGTCCAATATGTGACCATAGTATCTGGCGGTTACTTTTCGCTGGCCATTTTTGAAAAAGAAAACGGTAAGTTTATAGGCACCAAGGGCGGTGCCTTATCCGCTGAAAATGGATTACTTACCTATACCCTGGAATTTACCTCTATTGATCCTGATTTGGTAGGCACCTCAGATAGTCTTCCTTACACCTTTACTGGAGACAAGCTACATGTAGATGATAAAGTTTGGTCCCGTTTGGATGATGGCTCCCCAGGCGATTTGGCAGGAGCATGGTTAATATCAGGCAGGAAGCGTGATGGTGAAATTGTGATGCGTGATACCTCGGGACCTCGAAAAACCATGAAAATTTTATCCGGGACCCGCTTTCAATGGATTGCTTACAACATCGAGACAAAGCAATTTATGGGTACCGGCGGAGGAACCTACACCACCATAAATGGCAAATACACAGAAAATATCGATTTCTTTTCCCGAGATGACACACGGGTCGGGGCAAGTTTGCAATTTAATTATGAGCTTGTGGATAACGACTGGCATCATTCCGGATTGAGCAGCAAAGGCCAACCCATTTATGAAGTCTGGAGCAAAAGATTGGAATAATTGGCTTTCTTATCCATTTATTAACCTGATTGATTGAGGATTACATCGTAATTTTTTAGTACTTTTCTGTACCATTAACTAAAATTTTCTGCACAAATGAAGCCTTCAATCATCCTTCTTGTAAGCATCCTGATTTTGGTTTGTTCATGCAATCCAAAGCTGGACAACTCTGAAGCAGTTTTCAACACCACCTGGGAATTGGAATACATGTCTGGTCCACGCATTGCTTTCGATGGACTTTTCCCTGAGAAAAAACCACAGATCACTTTCAACAAAGAAACCCACCAAGTTACTGGCACTGATAGCTGCAATGGCTATTCCGCCGACTTTGAATTGGATGAGAATTCCATCTCGTTTGGAGAACCCGGCCCTACCACCATGATGTTTTGTGGAGGAGGGGAAAGACAATTCCTAAATATGATGCAAAAGATTGATGGGTACATCATTCAAGATGGTGAACTCAATCTTATGGCTGGCGAAGTTCCCATGATGCGCTTTAAAAAAGTGGAACAATGAAAAATATACTCCTGTTAAGTTGCGCCGTATTGCTGTTTTTCGGTTGCATTGAAAAAAAGAAGGAAGAAACAGCCGAGCCCGAAGCTACAGAAGAAATTACGCCAGATACCCTTCAAACAGAAGAGAAAAAGCGGGAAATGGAGCCAATTGCCATGAAAATTGACGGCAGTTACTTTAAGGCCACTGGAACCGAACCTTTTTGGGGACTCAAAATCTATGACAACATGGTGCAGCTTCAGACCATGGAGGACACCATAACCACTCCTCCTTCGGAAGCCATTAAAGCACAAGACTCCAACATAAAAATGTTCCGAATCCAGACTGAGGCCACTCAAATGGATGTTATCATAGCCCATAAAGAATGTACCAATGCCATGTCTGGTGAGGTATCCCCTTACACGGTAACCGTTTCTTATAAAAATACCGGTGGAGATGAAACCGTAGTATACGAAGGCTGTGGATCTTACATAACCGATTACAGGCTTCACGATATCTGGGTGTTGGAAGAAATGAACGGTGCCATGGTCAGTAAAGAAGAATTCGGCGGCAAGGATTTGCCCAATATGGAAATCAATATCAACAACAATCGCTTTTCAGGTTTTTCGGGGTGCAACCGAATGACCGGAGGCCTTTTCTACGAAAAGGATGTACTGCGATTCACCCAGGTGGCCGGAACCAAAATGGCCTGTCCCGGTATGGACAAAGAGTCGGAGTTTTTACAGCACCTTCAAGCCAGCACAACATATTCCATCTCAAACAACAGACTGTACCTTTCCAATGGCAATCAGGAAAATCTGCTTGTTTTTAAAAAAATAGATTGATATGAAAAAGATAGCGTTTACCTTCTTCTTATTTGTGTTGATTGCCAGCTGCAAAACCAAAGAAGAAAAAGAATCCAATGGTTCTAGATCGGATACATCAACAGAAATGTCTGAGGAAAAAATGGAAACCCAGTCCCCAATTTTGGAAATAGGCTGTTATATGTATGAGGGGAATGGCAACAAAATCAGTTTGGAGCTAACCGATATATCCAACACCGTACATGGAAACCTGGATTATGCCCTAAAAGAAAAAGATGCCAGCACCGGAACCTTTGCCGGAACGCTACATGACAGTATGCTCATTGGCAGTTACACATTTGCTTCCGAAGGGATGGAAAGCACTCGCGAAGTAGCTTTTTTGGTAAAAGATGACCAACTGATTGAAGGCTACGGCGAATTGGATGAAACTGGAACAGCTTTTAAGGACAAAAGTGCGTTGAGTTTTAGTTCTTCGATGCCATTGCGTAAAACCGATTGTGACTCCGAACTGTAATTTCCGATAGTATGAAATATGTTTTTTTGTTGCTCCTTTTGCCGTTTTTTATGAACGGTCAGGAAAGTGAAAAAGAAAAGTCTCATTTTGTGGCATTGTACACGGTAGGATCCCTTTGGGATATGGACAAAACACCCAATGATCAACCCTATTTTAAGGAACATTCCGCTTTTTTGTCCAAATTGAGAAAAGAAAATACCATAGTCATGGGTGCTCGGTACAGCGATACCGGCATGATCGTCCTTGAGGCCATGGATTTGGAGTCCGCCAAAAAAATCTTGTTTGAGGATATAGCGCTTCAAAATAAACTGTTCAATGTAGAGGTGCATCCGTTAAATGTTTTTTATAAGGGATGTTTTGATTGAGGAAACTGCATTTTCACCCCTGTTTTTTGGCAAAAAAACGGTTCTGTTTTGATTTTCAAATAGTTAATTTTGATGGATAGGCCACTTAAAACAATCGATATGAACCCAAGACTTATTTTCCTTTTCTTTTTGCTCAGTTGTTTTTTGACCCGTGCACAATCTGAAACTGAAAACACTACATCCAAAGAAATAGGATACAATGCAGAAAAAGCCAAAAAATATGGTGCGGACGATTATGGCATGAAAAAGTACGTCTTTGCTTTTCTAAAAAGAGGGCCAAACCGTGACCTTTCCAAAGAAGAGGCAGCAGAATTGCAGGCTGCCCATATGCAGAACATTGGCAAAATGGCGCAAGAAGGAAAATTGGTGCTCGCTGGCCCATTTTTTGGCAACGATGACCTGCGAGGAATTTATATTTTTGATGTGGCCTCCGTTGAGGAAGCTAAAATGCTCACGGAAACCGACCCTGCCATACAAGCCGGAAGCTTGGTGATGGAATTGAAAGAATGGTACGGTTCTGCGGCACTCAAGGAAGTTAATGAAATTGGCCTTACCCTTGCCAAAAAATCAATCGTGGACTAAAACCCTATTATGAAAAACCTTTTCTACATAAAACTTATCGGTTTTACTTTCTTATTTACCTTAGTTGTGGAATTACAAGCACAGAACATGGAATTGCCCTATCATCAAATTCCAGATTATCCCGAAACCTACACCGCAGGTAATATGGCAGCCCGTATGATCGATGGATTGGGGTATCGTTATTATTGGGCATCGGAAGGGTTGACCCAAAACGATTTGGATTATAAACCTTCAAAAGAAGGAAGGAGTACCATGGAAACCTTGCAACATATTTATGGCTTAACCATCAATATTGTCAATGCCACCACGGGTACGCCCAACACAAGAAGGGATTTAACCGCATTCTCGTATGAAGAGCTCCGCCAAATGACCTTGGGGAATTTGAAGACGGCAAGTGATAGTTTGCTGGGAAAATCTTCCGATGATTTAAAAGAATTCAATATTATTTTTCAGCGTGGCGACCAACAGACGGTGCTTCCGTTTTGGAATTTGATCAATGGTATGATTTCGGATGCTATTTATCACACCGGGCAGGTTGTTCTAATGCGCAGGACCAGTGGAAACCCACAAAACCCCAACGTAAATGTGCTGTTGGGCAAGACAAGGGAGTAAACTTATTTACTTATCCACTACAACCTTGTAAGTAGGATCTTCCAAAACGTTTACCTCAATAATATCATCGGCATTCGCCAATAATCGTCTACAGTCGCGGCTCAAATGCTTCAAGTGTACTTTTTTGCCCACTTTTCGGTAGCGTTCGGTAATTTTGTTCACCGCTTCAATCGCCGACATATCCACCAATCGGCTCTCGGCAAAATCAATTACTACTTCATCCGGGTCGTTCAATACATCAAATTTTTCTGCAAATAGTGTGGTACTTCCAAAAAACAGCGGGCCGTATATTTCGTAATGTTTAACTCCATCCTCATCAATCTGTTTTCTGGCCCGGATGCGTTTTGCATTGTCCCACGCAAACACTAATGCCGAGATAATGACACCGACCAAAACGGCCAAGGCCAAATTGTGAAGGAAAACCGTTACCAAGGTCACCAAGACCATCACCAAAACATCGGATTTTGGCATACGACGGAAGGTTTTTAAGCTGGCCCACTCGAAGGTTCCCAAAGCCACCATGATCATCAATCCTGTAAGTGCCGCCATGGGCACCTTTTCAATCAGGCCGGAACCGAACATGATGAACACCAAAAGCATTAACGCAGCAAAAATTCCTGAAAGTCGGGCACGAGCACCATTGGAGGTGTTGATCAAACTCTGTCCGATCATGGCACAACCGCCCATCCCTGAGAAAAATCCAGAAAGAATATTCGCTGTTCCCTGGGCAACCGCTTCCTTGTTTCCACGACCACGAGTCTCGGTGATTTCATCCACAATGTTTAAGGTCAATAAGCTTTCAATCAAACCAACACCCGCCATAATTGCCGCAAATGGGAAAATTATCTGCAACGTTTCCCAAGTAAAAGGAAGATCGGGAATATGAAAAGGAGGAAAAGTTCCTTGAATGGAAGCAATATCCCCAATGGTTCGCGTATCCAATCCAAGGAAAAACACAATTCCGAACACCAAAAGAATGGCGGCCAAAGAGGCAGGAATCACCTTTGTTAATTTGGGAAGTCCCCAAATCACCACCATGGTCAACAATACCAATCCCAAGAAAATGTACAGGGTACTTCCGCTCAACCATTCGCCATCCACGGTTTTGAACTGACTCATTTGCGACATGAAGATGATCACCGCCAAACCATTGACAAATCCAAATATTACCGGATGGGGTACCAAACGCATCAATTTTCCCAAACGAAGCAATCCAGCGGCCATTTGTAGAAGTCCTGCCAAAATCACTGTGGCAAAAACGTATTCTACCCCGTACTGCTGTGCCAAACTTACAATGACCACGGCCACTGCCCCGGTGGCGCCAGAAATCATCCCGGGCCTACCTCCCAAAATTGAAGTCACCAACCCCATAACAAAAGCGGCATATAATCCTGTTAGGGGTGAAAGTCCAGCGATAAACGCAAAGGCTATCGCCTCTGGAACCAAGGCAAGTGCTACGGTTAAGCCCGATAAAATTTCTGTGCGATAGTTTACCTTTTGTGAAAAATCAAAAAGGTTGAGGTACTTTTTCATGGCTTCGTTCTTGAAGCGGGCAAAAGTAGCATTATTAAATGCAAGACCCTAATGGACTGGAAATTTTTAAGGATTTGACAATCTACCAGTTAGTCAGCCCCAATAGCTTTTCGCCAAGTGGACTTAATTTTGCGGTTTCGTATTTGGTCTGTTCCCATTTTCTGGGATCACCGGGAAAGGCATAGCCTTCTGGAGCTATTTTATTTTTCCATGAATTGATGCGCCATTCTCGCATTTCCTCATTGTCTTCCTCTGCGGGCATCATAGAAATGTACTGCGCAATTCGCACTTTATTTCCAGATTTATTGGGTCGGATGCCGTGCGGTTGGGTACTGTTAAAAATAAGAAGGTCACCCGCTTCCAGTTTCACTTTCACAATTTTGTCTTCCAATCCTGTTACATCGGGCTGAAAATGGTCTCGGTCCTCGGGTTGGGTCAATTTCCATGAATCGTAGTTTCGGTACAACCAAGGTATGCATTGAAAGCCTCCCATATTCTCATCGGTTTGATCGGCAAGGGCCAATACCCCCTGCACATTTTGAGGTCTGGTCTCCGGGTCGTAGTCCCAATGGATGAACCCTTTTTTGTTCTCTCCCGGACGTTGGGGCATATTCAAGTTGGCACGATCTATGGTCACCCAAAGCTTTTCCGTCCCCCAAATGTCCACAAATGCGTCGTATACTTTTTGTGTTTGTCTGTTGTTCCATAAATGTTGATTGTTATACACTTCTACCATTCCAGTTCCGGTAAGTTCTTTCATTTTCATTTCTGCACGGGGAGGAGCGTACCAAGTTTCTGGATTGTTCGGGTCTTTTTCATCAAACTCCCATAAA
Encoded here:
- a CDS encoding YheT family hydrolase, which gives rise to MPLISSHYAPPLFFKNAHLATIYCGLFRKVEGVVQKRERLTLSDADFLDLDWSESVIPTQKLVILLHGLEGDGQRPYITGSAKLFNQKGYDACAVNYRGCSGETNKRYRSYHSGVTEDLKEVIDHILKTKDYSEIFIKGFSLGGNLVLKYLGEEEALPKEIKGAVAVSVPCNLHSSCQQLLTFKNILYAIRFKGNLIGKLKQKQVLFPEYITDSDIKKIKTLKDFDDIYTSRAHNFKDALDYYKQCSSLQFLPNIKVPSLIVNALDDSFLGTECYPFAEVEQNPNLYMETPKYGGHVGFWGKKNITYTEKRALEFFDDL
- a CDS encoding META domain-containing protein; this translates as MKNILLLSCAVLLFFGCIEKKKEETAEPEATEEITPDTLQTEEKKREMEPIAMKIDGSYFKATGTEPFWGLKIYDNMVQLQTMEDTITTPPSEAIKAQDSNIKMFRIQTEATQMDVIIAHKECTNAMSGEVSPYTVTVSYKNTGGDETVVYEGCGSYITDYRLHDIWVLEEMNGAMVSKEEFGGKDLPNMEININNNRFSGFSGCNRMTGGLFYEKDVLRFTQVAGTKMACPGMDKESEFLQHLQASTTYSISNNRLYLSNGNQENLLVFKKID
- a CDS encoding bestrophin family protein, which produces MYIKRNISWHIILRYAWKNLIFFVLYAGIIFYLYATLGWTHIDIPFQPLSVIGIAVAFYIGFKNSQSYDRFWEGRKIWGGIVNYSRTWANNVLSFVENDRNAQITLIYRHIAWINALRIQLRQPNSFSIKENRAVERLFDKHGERNPACDGMDLLLSQEEIANLENRKNVATHLIKNQGLQLKQLLKAGKITEFDKQVLHNNLEEMYNLQGMCERIKNTPFPRQYAYFSTVFTWIFILLLPFGLLNVFETQLQNLNEMHNWWYLGLMVFFSVLISWIFTTMEKIGSNSEDPFEGRINDVPMTALCRTIEIDLRDMLDETNLPEKVQPQHNILY
- a CDS encoding SulP family inorganic anion transporter codes for the protein MKKYLNLFDFSQKVNYRTEILSGLTVALALVPEAIAFAFIAGLSPLTGLYAAFVMGLVTSILGGRPGMISGATGAVAVVIVSLAQQYGVEYVFATVILAGLLQMAAGLLRLGKLMRLVPHPVIFGFVNGLAVIIFMSQMSQFKTVDGEWLSGSTLYIFLGLVLLTMVVIWGLPKLTKVIPASLAAILLVFGIVFFLGLDTRTIGDIASIQGTFPPFHIPDLPFTWETLQIIFPFAAIMAGVGLIESLLTLNIVDEITETRGRGNKEAVAQGTANILSGFFSGMGGCAMIGQSLINTSNGARARLSGIFAALMLLVFIMFGSGLIEKVPMAALTGLMIMVALGTFEWASLKTFRRMPKSDVLVMVLVTLVTVFLHNLALAVLVGVIISALVFAWDNAKRIRARKQIDEDGVKHYEIYGPLFFGSTTLFAEKFDVLNDPDEVVIDFAESRLVDMSAIEAVNKITERYRKVGKKVHLKHLSRDCRRLLANADDIIEVNVLEDPTYKVVVDK
- a CDS encoding ester cyclase; protein product: MDLAANKNNAIAFYKMAFEGNPREAVEKFVGDVYIQHNPDVADGKEGFISYFEKMQREYPHKSIAFVRCIAEGDLVALHTHQTWPENDEYVTMDFFRFDDNGKICEHWDAIQQIPKTAAHSNKMY
- a CDS encoding META domain-containing protein, which produces MKPSIILLVSILILVCSCNPKLDNSEAVFNTTWELEYMSGPRIAFDGLFPEKKPQITFNKETHQVTGTDSCNGYSADFELDENSISFGEPGPTTMMFCGGGERQFLNMMQKIDGYIIQDGELNLMAGEVPMMRFKKVEQ
- a CDS encoding DinB family protein — encoded protein: MKNLFYIKLIGFTFLFTLVVELQAQNMELPYHQIPDYPETYTAGNMAARMIDGLGYRYYWASEGLTQNDLDYKPSKEGRSTMETLQHIYGLTINIVNATTGTPNTRRDLTAFSYEELRQMTLGNLKTASDSLLGKSSDDLKEFNIIFQRGDQQTVLPFWNLINGMISDAIYHTGQVVLMRRTSGNPQNPNVNVLLGKTRE
- a CDS encoding phytanoyl-CoA dioxygenase family protein; the protein is MQQKVEMANKAHETIPGNPSTATSSKTNLNDRSNGKPLRILSEEDWAFWMENGYIVIKNAVPKEQAKATADFLWEFDEKDPNNPETWYAPPRAEMKMKELTGTGMVEVYNNQHLWNNRQTQKVYDAFVDIWGTEKLWVTIDRANLNMPQRPGENKKGFIHWDYDPETRPQNVQGVLALADQTDENMGGFQCIPWLYRNYDSWKLTQPEDRDHFQPDVTGLEDKIVKVKLEAGDLLIFNSTQPHGIRPNKSGNKVRIAQYISMMPAEEDNEEMREWRINSWKNKIAPEGYAFPGDPRKWEQTKYETAKLSPLGEKLLGLTNW
- a CDS encoding cytochrome c, with amino-acid sequence MKKILLFVALGALVASCGGKKEEKKDDGFEVSRTKTEETKTQTSEGVPVDLDNKGVGPIENVAFAAEIDEEMAARGKAKFESICVACHMVDKRLIGPAMQGVYERRSPEWVMNMILNPDGMLKEDPIAKALLKEYNNAIMLNQNLTEEEARDVAEYLRTL
- a CDS encoding YciI family protein translates to MKYVFLLLLLPFFMNGQESEKEKSHFVALYTVGSLWDMDKTPNDQPYFKEHSAFLSKLRKENTIVMGARYSDTGMIVLEAMDLESAKKILFEDIALQNKLFNVEVHPLNVFYKGCFD
- a CDS encoding YciI family protein — translated: MNPRLIFLFFLLSCFLTRAQSETENTTSKEIGYNAEKAKKYGADDYGMKKYVFAFLKRGPNRDLSKEEAAELQAAHMQNIGKMAQEGKLVLAGPFFGNDDLRGIYIFDVASVEEAKMLTETDPAIQAGSLVMELKEWYGSAALKEVNEIGLTLAKKSIVD